TCAGTTACGTACTTAACAAGTTCTCGAAGAGTCGTGGTGGTGGCGCTGTCGCTGTCGCTAAGACGCTGGAACATTGGTGTGATTTCAGCTTCTGGTAGAAAGGGCAGGGCCATCAGCTTTCGGATGTATTTGTATGTGGGGCTGTCTGTGCGGTAAGCTGGCTCCAGTCCTAGCTCTTGAACCTAATagacaaagacaaaaatgatATTGTTAGACAAagacaatgcaaaaaaaaaaaaaaaacacttttagaGAACTTTAACTGATTTGTAGTTATTGACGACGCGTAAGGTAATGCAATAACAAAGTTTATAGGTAAACAGACCCACTTGTAAACCAATTTACcgcaggaaaaaaataaaaatgttattgtcCGGCATTACGTTGGTCCGTGAAGTGAAAAACTGTGACCTCGGacttttagttttatttgtgTATGAAGGTTATTGATCATGCTTACCTTTCTCCACAATGCTTGCGTCCAGTGGAACAGCCACCCTTGTAGAGAAACGTCTGGTAACAACTGCCTGAGGACTGTCCACAGAGCACGCTCGAAGTCTAATGTTATTCTTCTTACAGCTGGTGGCGAGGGAAGTATGCCCAGCACCTCTTGTAGTACGGCACGGTAGTCTCTTTTTTTCCTCCCCGACATGACGACAAACAGTAGGGGAACCTGTTTAGCTTGATCGCCGCTCTGCACAAACGCGTTGATTGTAAACAGATGGCTAAAGGGCTGGCGACAGAGTTTGAATGTCCCGTCGACGTACCAGTTTTTGGCCTTGACTAGCTGCTGAAGTTGCTGGCTGGTTGCGAACACCAGGTGTCGCTTGCTGCGAATACAGACGTCAGCTTTCAGGAAATCGGCAGGAATGTTTTCTTCCGAGATCTCAAACGCTAGGTCAGTTGGGTCTTCGGGCCTCAGTTGCTGTCTCAGTCTGTTCGCAGCCCTGGCCATGTTCTCAGGTTTTGGTAGGGAAGGACAGGGATTTTCGTCGATCCGCTCCTCCAGCAGCACTTCGTTAACTATGGCTGGAGCCGGTCGGAACAAGTTGTCTCGTGCCTCCTGTAACAGCAAAATAGTATAGGTTAATATGTGTCTCAAGCAATGAATATCCTAATTTAATTATGGCTGTCTCACAAGgatagaaaagaaaagtattttagGTTGAACCCAAATACTTAAGGGCATGTTTTGTATAACATTAACAATGGTTTtctctgtaataataattatttacctgTTTCACACGAGCCTGGATCTGGGTCGACGCTAGTACACCAAATTCTCCAGGGTGGTTGTGAGCATGTATTCCTGGGAAGAATTCACCATCTCGCTGAATCACTGAAGCTTTACACCGGTGGTCTTTTCGGCGCATCATCAGTgatcaactctcaacagcagaaatgaacttgtatcgggttgcagacatGCTAGGAAATTtctactaaaaaatgttcttttttgttagtgatgacagctattgtgtaatgttctgtattttcaaatatctttgattgtaaccgttatttctggcagtcgcctgatgattgctttgcatgaagcatgaaactcagagtagcgaataaatgaccaaataactcttgcattacaatttattattgctctagttcaactattgagcactttctagttgatgaggatttcaacccatttttggatcatatatatatatatatatatatatatgacataactaaaatcaatgttactaattagcataaacaTACTTAATCTGTTAACTACAGTATGCAAAAAATAAGTATAGTACCATACACCTAACACGTCTACACATGACATCTTACATAAAAAATCATAGAATACCctagaattttatcttctctagaGAAATATccctgctgacttcatttgagtacgTCATTTTTCAATATGTGCCCACAGAGAGagcactgttattttcaaagagttaatttcactccagtgctggagtgaaaaagtggagtaaaataaagcggagtaaaatttactcccaagagtagttaatttaactccacccaagagtaatttttactcttactagttaatatgaagtgaattttactccaaaaatggagtcgttttgtacctttttttttactccttttttgaagttaaatctactccttgaaaataacagtgagGCTGTCTGCTAACATAAGTTGTCTattctaagcaaaatttaatttcttcaaacagactattgcatgtgcatttacaaatctaatattactagtattttcataactttttctctattttgctcttagagaatacacttgacaaacaagtcaatgaattccagctgtcattgtaccatcattaaaatgaaatacaaagtagctccctctATTTCACaaatgaagagttttgttcaaacataaagccctggcctttttgtttttctttgtcttagattaagataattgctctgagacaagggaagataaactaaactggcttgaaattgttttttaaccaaagagaaatttaaatcacttcatacacattatttaatagtggttttgctgctccacacatacgtacaaaatttttacaccaGCATAACCTctaaaatacccaagagcttagcgtagtctccgacttgaaaacagcacacacccctTGTTGCTGTAGACAGCGGTGAAGTTGTTTGAACagacctttgacataaggtaagaccgcagtagatttgaatttggtggtgggttcagcactgttgtgtgttcttcGGGTCTTGACGAGtttctgcaaaaaagaaaa
The Acropora muricata isolate sample 2 chromosome 3, ASM3666990v1, whole genome shotgun sequence genome window above contains:
- the LOC136910457 gene encoding uncharacterized protein translates to MARAANRLRQQLRPEDPTDLAFEISEENIPADFLKADVCIRSKRHLVFATSQQLQQLVKAKNWYVDGTFKLCRQPFSHLFTINAFVQSGDQAKQVPLLFVVMSGRKKRDYRAVLQEVLGILPSPPAVRRITLDFERALWTVLRQLLPDVSLQGWLFHWTQALWRKVQELGLEPAYRTDSPTYKYIRKLMALPFLPEAEITPMFQRLSDSDSATTTTLRELVKYVTDTWVTSTMWPPSCWSVRTNNDIEGWHHSLNRRANNRVHLPFYLLVELLHKEARLASIQIQLVSDGKLSRIQRRKYRLLQSKIFNYWEDYDSSEITARRLLKLCSYINGPTTRC